The region ACGCTCGCGGTCGGCGGCTGTGACCTCGTCGCTCTCGCCGGGGAGTTCGGGACGCCTCTCTACGTGTACGACGAGGCGACGATCAGCGCACGCGCCCGGTCGTTCCGCGAGGCGACCGCAGGCTATCCGGGTCGTGCGACGGTCTGCTACGCGGCAAAGGCGTACAGCGCGCCGTGGCTGCTGCGTCTTCTCGCCACGGAAGGGCTTGGCCTCGACGTCGTCTCAGGCGGTGAGCTTCAGGCTGCGATGCGCGCCGACTTCCCCCGCGATCGGATCTTCCTCCACGGGAACAACAAGAGCGAGGACGAGCTGCTCCTCGCAGGCGCTGAGGGCGTGGGCCGCATCGTTGTGGACAACCTCGACGAGATCACGCTCCTCGCACGGGTCGCCGAGAAGAGCGCCGCCCGTACTCCCGTGCTCCTGCGGCTCGGACCTGCGGTCGACGTCCACACGCACGCCCACCTGGTCACGGGCGCGGAAGACACCAAGTTCGGCCTCGACATCGCGAGCGGTGCCGCCGAAGCGGGCGTACGAGGCGTGCTCGCGCAGCCCAACCTCGAGCTCCGCGGCTTTCATGCGCACATCGGTTCTCAGATCCGCGAGGTCGGACCGTATCGCGAGTCGGTGGAGCGTCTCTTCGCCTTCGCGGCCGAGATGCGCGCGAAGACCGGCTTCGTCACGCGCGAGATCAGCCCGGGCGGTGGCTACGGCGTGAGGTACACCATGGACGATCCCGAGACGCGCCCCGCCGACTTGATCCGGGAGGTCACGGCGACCGTGGCAGATGCCGCACGCCGCCATAGCTTCGGGGGTCCACTACCCGACCTCACGATCGAGCCCGGCCGCTCGATCGTCGCCCCGGCCGGCGTCGCCGTCTACCGGGTCGGCTCGGTGAAGCGCGGCGCGCGCACCTACGTCGCGGTCGATGGCGGCATGGCCGACAACATCCGCCCCACGGCCTACGGCGCGAAGTACACCGCCGTGATCGCGAGCCGCGTACGTGGCGACGACGTGACCGAGGTCGCGGTCGCGGGCAAGTACTGCGAGACGGGCGACATCCTCATCCAATCGGTCGCTTTGCCCCTGCCGCACGTGGGGGATGTCATCGCGATGCCCGTGGCCGGCGCCTATCAGCTGTCGATGGCGAGCAACTACAACATGGCGCCGCGCCCGGCGGTCGTCGTCGTACGCGATGGTCACGCGCGACTGGTGCGCCGCCGCGAAACGTACGACGACCTGCTCGCCCCCGAACTGACGAGATGACCGACTTCCTCGAGCAGGTTCGCGCAGAACGTGAGGCGTACGTCCGCGAGAAGTCGGCGCGCATGAGCGAACAGGACGTCCTCTTGAATATGCGCGACAACCTGTGGGCGCGCGCCCGCGCCGCAGGTGCGTTAGACGCCGTGCAAATCGATGGCGCCCGCGATGCGTTCACCGGCGCGCTCGCGTTGGCCAAGCGCGAGGGCCGTCTGGCCGTGATCGCGGAGGTGAAGCGCGTGTCGCCGGCGCAGGGCGTGCTCGGCTCCGATGTGGATGTGGTTCGACTCGCTCGCGCGTATGTCGCCGCCGGCGCGACGGCGATCTCTGTGGTCACCGAGCCGAAGCATTGGGGCGGCTCGCTCGACGATCTCGCGGCCGTCCGCGACGCGGTGGGCGTGCCCATCCTCTACAAGGATGTCGTCGTCAACGAGTACCAGATCCTCGAAGCGCGCAAGGCGGGTGCCGACGCCGCGCTACTGATCGCGGAGGCGCTTGACGACGACGATCTCGACCACATCGCGAAGCGCGCAGCAGCATTAGACGTCGGCGTGCTGACCGAGGCGCACGACGCCGCCGCGTTCGAGCGTGCCGTCGAGTTCGTTGCGCGCGCCGGTACCCGGGTCGTTGGGATCAACG is a window of Candidatus Limnocylindria bacterium DNA encoding:
- a CDS encoding indole-3-glycerol phosphate synthase TrpC, with product MTDFLEQVRAEREAYVREKSARMSEQDVLLNMRDNLWARARAAGALDAVQIDGARDAFTGALALAKREGRLAVIAEVKRVSPAQGVLGSDVDVVRLARAYVAAGATAISVVTEPKHWGGSLDDLAAVRDAVGVPILYKDVVVNEYQILEARKAGADAALLIAEALDDDDLDHIAKRAAALDVGVLTEAHDAAAFERAVEFVARAGTRVVGINARNLRQPGEIDVDRVRELHTLARQDQILVAESGIATVEDAHRLPQRVDAVLVGTALMRAADPGPLIAGLAAIRRR
- the lysA gene encoding diaminopimelate decarboxylase: MTFPAELFPDTTRVTQGNTLAVGGCDLVALAGEFGTPLYVYDEATISARARSFREATAGYPGRATVCYAAKAYSAPWLLRLLATEGLGLDVVSGGELQAAMRADFPRDRIFLHGNNKSEDELLLAGAEGVGRIVVDNLDEITLLARVAEKSAARTPVLLRLGPAVDVHTHAHLVTGAEDTKFGLDIASGAAEAGVRGVLAQPNLELRGFHAHIGSQIREVGPYRESVERLFAFAAEMRAKTGFVTREISPGGGYGVRYTMDDPETRPADLIREVTATVADAARRHSFGGPLPDLTIEPGRSIVAPAGVAVYRVGSVKRGARTYVAVDGGMADNIRPTAYGAKYTAVIASRVRGDDVTEVAVAGKYCETGDILIQSVALPLPHVGDVIAMPVAGAYQLSMASNYNMAPRPAVVVVRDGHARLVRRRETYDDLLAPELTR